In Euphorbia lathyris chromosome 9, ddEupLath1.1, whole genome shotgun sequence, the following are encoded in one genomic region:
- the LOC136206011 gene encoding wall-associated receptor kinase-like 22 codes for MNLPSSSSLLFLIILIFLNYHSSNSQQEYIAQQNLNCDQTSPISRGFSCSSIDQVACQSFLTFLARPPYNSPVSIARLVGSEPARIALINNIPSINTTIQPETLITLPVSCSCIDGYFQHNATYTVKSSLETFFLIANNTFQGLSTCQAIRDQNENSPETNLSVDMELLVPVRCACPSRNQIADGVLTLLMYMVTWWDTIPSIGKSFGVDPTSVLEANRLSQDELIYPFTPLLVPLKSDSCIANPGSLFCQCSNGSLADGSCKLDGKKFPVKFVSLLGVGIGIGLLSIILCNYKLYHFVKERRNRIRKQRLFEQNGGFLLQQRLSSGGGGQKTRIFTEEELERATDNYNESRFLGQGGYGTVYKGMLPDGNIVAVKRSRTIAKSQIEQFINEVVILSQINHRNIVKLLGCCLETQFPLLVYEFIPNGTLSSHIHEENSELSWEDRFRIASEVAGAVAYMHSSASFPIFHRDIKSSNILLDEKYSAKVSDFGTSRSIPYDRTHLTTVVQGTFGYLDPEYFYTSQFTDKSDVYSFGVVLIELLTGEKPISFDRTEDERNLVGHFLSSTEEDCLVRILDPVVAREARKEDVEAIAELATRCLKSIGKMRPTMREVAMELEGLRKLQMCFKIEEPRQESKKHYVEDS; via the exons ATGAATCtaccatcatcatcatcattattattcttAATCATacttatttttctaaattatcaCTCATCAAATTCGCAACAAGAATACATTGCACAACAAAACCTCAACTGTGACCAAACTTCTCCAATCTCCAGAGGCTTTTCCTGCAGCAGCATAGACCAAGTAGCTTGCCAATCATTCCTAACATTCCTCGCCCGTCCGCCTTACAATTCCCCCGTCTCCATTGCTCGTCTCGTAGGCTCAGAGCCCGCGAGGATCGCCTTGATCAACAACATTCCATCAATCAACACAACAATTCAACCCGAAACACTAATTACACTTCCTGTTTCTTGTTCATGTATTGATGGTTACTTCCAACATAATGCTACTTACACTGTCAAATCTTCACTTGAAACGTTTTTTCTTATAGCTAATAACACTTTTCAAGGCCTTTCTACTTGCCAAGCTATCCGAGATCAGAACGAAAACTCCCCCGAAACGAATTTAAGTGTTGACATGGAACTTTTGGTTCCGGTTAGGTGTGCTTGTCCGAGCCGGAACCAGATTGCTGATGGTGTGCTTACTTTGTTGATGTATATGGTTACTTGGTGGGATACTATACCGTCAATTGGGAAGTCTTTCGGGGTCGATCCAACGAGTGTTTTGGAGGCGAATAGACTTTCGCAGGATGAACTTATATACCCTTTTACGCCTCTTTTAGTTCCGCTTAAAAGTGATAGTTGTATTGCTAATCCGGGGAGTTTGTTCTGTCAATGTTCTAATGGATCTCTTGCAGATGGTAGCTGCAAACTTGATGGAAAAAAGTTTCCTGTCAAATTCGTTTCGCTTTTAG GTGTCGGCATTGGTATCGGACTTTTGTCTATAATCCTTTGCAACTATAAGCTATATCACTTCGTGAAGGAAAGAAGAAACAGAATCCGTAAACAGAGACTTTTCGAGCAGAATGGCGGGTTCCTGTTGCAGCAGCGTCTCTCCTCAGGCGGAGGAGGTCAAAAGACAAGAATATTTACAGAAGAAGAGCTGGAAAGAGCGACAGACAACTACAATGAAAGCAGATTTCTCGGCCAGGGAGGCTACGGGACTGTCTATAAAGGAATGCTACCCGACGGTAACATAGTAGCTGTAAAGAGATCAAGAACTATTGCGAAAAGCCAGATCGAACAGTTCATAAACGAAGTAGTCATATTATCCCAAATCAATCATAGGAACATTGTGAAACTACTCGGATGTTGCTTGGAAACACAGTTTCCATTACTCGTCTACGAGTTCATCCCGAATGGAACCCTTTCGAGCCACATTCACGAAGAAAATAGTGAGCTTTCGTGGGAAGATCGTTTCCGAATAGCAAGTGAAGTTGCTGGAGCAGTAGCATACATGCATTCTTCGGCATCATTTCCAATATTTCACCGCGATATCAAGTCTTCAAACATACTTTTAGACGAGAAATACAGCGCGAAAGTATCAGATTTCGGAACCTCAAGATCAATCCCATATGACAGAACTCATTTAACTACTGTTGTACAAGGAACATTCGGATACTTAGATCCGGAATACTTCTACACAAGCCAGTTCACGGATAAGAGTGATGTTTATAGCTTCGGAGTTGTGTTAATAGAGCTATTGACCGGAGAAAAGCCGATTTCATTTGACAGGACTGAAGATGAGAGGAACCTTGTCGGACATTTCCTTTCATCGACTGAGGAGGATTGCCTTGTTCGGATTTTGGATCCGGTAGTTGCTAGAGAAGCAAGGAAAGAAGATGTTGAAGCCATTGCAGAACTTGCAACAAGATGTTTGAAATCTATTGGGAAAATGAGGCCAACTATGAGGGAAGTGGCTATGGAGCTTGAAGGATTGAGGAAATTACAGATGTGCTTTAAGATTGAGGAGCCAAGACAAGAATCAAAAAAGCATTATGTTGAAGATTCATAA
- the LOC136206306 gene encoding uncharacterized protein: MNLQDSLRLSSSRRSHRDASPARQNVHSKSIGCMSTIFQFLSKHNHRRRFLISGKKQEKESSNNFQPNSSSSDSPPRGGTATKNPRVSTCDVVLRSPTLPENMRSVYAFPPSPENYFHNQPALVARLMGLNEVPMIPGVKLSVAEKRRRLLGALEKCDEDLKALKKMIQVLTSVGDNNCKVACREKEESEPEEASCGVSTNSMVAEFTRSAWSVNTASNGGGLQQLKKRPGEEDNINISILDRIYTKEKKNDEKLFGLGIWGTKVMEETVKEVCRDIEWGQKREIRRIGMALQDFIFRDLIEDIVKDFRFSCINYHPDPPPLPLESCKRRLCF; encoded by the exons ATGAACCTCCAAGATTCCTTACGTTTATCATCATCTCGCCGGAGCCACCGGGATGCTTCTCCGGCACGTCAAAATGTGCACTCTAAGAGCATTGGTTGCATGTCTACCATTTTTCAGTTCCTCTCCAAACACAACCACCGCCGTAGATTCCTCATTTCCG GAAAGAAGCAAGAAAAAGAATCATCTAACAATTTCCAGCCTAATTCTTCCTCTTCTGATTCTCCACCGCGAGGAGGAACCGCGACGAAAAACCCTAGAGTTTCCACATGCGATGTCGTTTTGAGAAGTCCGACGCTTCCGGAGAACATGAGATCGGTTTATGCTTTTCCTCCTTCGCCGGAAAATTACTTCCATAATCAGCCAGCTCTGGTAGCAAGGCTAATGGGACTGAATGAGGTTCCGATGATTCCCGGTGTGAAATTATCGGTGGCGGAGAAGCGGAGGAGATTATTAGGAGCGCTGGAGAAGTGCGATGAGGATTTGAAGGCAttgaagaaaatgattcaaGTGTTAACGAGTGTAGGAGATAATAACTGTAAAGTTGCTTGCAGAGAAAAGGAGGAAAGTGAGCCGGAGGAAGCGAGTTgcggtgtttcaacaaattcGATGGTGGCTGAGTTCACTCGTTCGGCTTGGAGCGTCAATACGGCATCAAATG GAGGAGGGCTACAACAACTAAAGAAGAGGCCAGGAGAAGAAGATAATATAAACATAAGTATTTTAGATAGaatatatacaaaagaaaagaagaatgaTGAGAAATTATTTGGACTGGGAATATGGGGCACCAAAGTTATGGAAGAGACTGTAAAAGAAGTGTGTAGAGATATTGAATGGGGCCAAAAGAGAGAAATTCGAAGAATAGGGATGGCTTTGCAAGATTTTATATTCAGAGATTTAATTGAGGACATTGTTAAAGATTTTAGATTTTCTTGCATTAATTATCATCCTGATCCACCACCACTGCCTCTTGAATCTTGTAAGAGAAGACTCTGTTTTTAA